The following proteins are co-located in the Tardibacter chloracetimidivorans genome:
- a CDS encoding NAD(P)H-dependent flavin oxidoreductase: MRTRITDLFGITHPIIQGGMHFVGLAELASAVSNAGGLGIITGLTQRTPEALLREIERCRGMTDAPFGVNLSFLPSLNPPPYAEYVQAIIEGGVRIVETAGRNPAPYMPILDAAGVKVLHKCTSIRHALTAERLGCAAVSIDGFECGGHPGEDDIPNMILLPRAADTLRIPFIASGGMADGRSLVAALALGADGINMGTRFVATRDAPVHDNVKRAIVQASELDTRLVMRPLRNTERVLNNRAVEQLLDVEREKGSTVTIDDIRIYVGGVYPRVMMDGETEAGAWSCGMVAGLIDDIPTVAELIDRIMVQADALVRGRLGELL; the protein is encoded by the coding sequence ATGCGGACGAGGATCACCGACCTGTTTGGCATAACCCACCCGATCATCCAGGGCGGCATGCATTTCGTGGGACTTGCAGAGCTTGCTTCGGCGGTTTCCAACGCAGGCGGTCTCGGCATCATCACCGGGCTGACCCAGCGCACACCCGAAGCCCTTTTGCGTGAGATTGAGCGCTGCCGGGGCATGACTGACGCGCCTTTCGGCGTGAACCTGTCATTTCTTCCGTCGCTCAATCCGCCGCCCTACGCCGAATACGTTCAGGCGATCATAGAAGGCGGGGTCCGTATCGTCGAAACCGCTGGACGCAACCCCGCGCCATACATGCCGATACTCGACGCGGCGGGGGTGAAGGTGCTCCATAAATGCACCTCGATCCGTCACGCCCTTACGGCCGAGCGCCTGGGATGTGCGGCTGTAAGCATTGATGGATTCGAATGCGGGGGGCATCCCGGTGAAGACGATATCCCCAACATGATCCTGCTGCCCCGCGCCGCCGACACATTGCGCATCCCGTTCATCGCATCCGGCGGCATGGCCGACGGACGGAGTCTTGTCGCCGCTCTGGCGCTCGGCGCGGATGGCATCAACATGGGAACGCGCTTCGTCGCGACGCGTGACGCACCGGTGCACGACAATGTGAAGCGCGCAATTGTGCAGGCGAGCGAACTGGACACCAGGCTCGTGATGCGGCCGCTGCGCAACACCGAGCGCGTCCTGAATAATCGGGCGGTGGAGCAACTGCTGGATGTCGAACGGGAAAAGGGATCGACCGTGACCATCGACGACATCCGCATCTATGTCGGCGGCGTCTATCCTCGCGTGATGATGGACGGCGAGACGGAGGCGGGCGCATGGAGTTGCGGCATGGTGGCAGGGCTGATCGACGACATCCCCACTGTAGCTGAGCTGATCGACCGTATCATGGTCCAGGCAGATGCTCTCGTCCGGGGGCGGCTTGGCGAACTACTGTAA
- a CDS encoding (2Fe-2S)-binding protein, with protein MAFFKLNGESVRTDVDPAKPLLWVIREDAGLTGTKFGCGKALCGACTVHIDGEAQRSCSVPVGDVEGKSVLTVEGLSKDRSHRLQQAWIEHAVPQCGYCQSGMLMAAAAFLATHTDPTDADIDAAITNICRCGTYHRIRAAIKAAAAA; from the coding sequence ATGGCGTTCTTCAAGCTGAACGGAGAGTCCGTTCGGACAGACGTCGATCCGGCTAAGCCGCTTCTATGGGTAATCCGTGAAGATGCGGGTCTGACTGGAACCAAGTTCGGCTGCGGCAAGGCCCTGTGCGGCGCATGCACGGTACATATCGACGGCGAGGCGCAACGCTCCTGCTCGGTGCCCGTCGGGGACGTGGAGGGCAAGTCGGTTCTGACGGTAGAGGGCTTGTCGAAAGATCGCTCACACAGGCTGCAGCAAGCCTGGATCGAGCACGCGGTGCCGCAGTGCGGCTACTGCCAAAGCGGTATGTTGATGGCAGCGGCGGCGTTCCTTGCGACCCATACCGATCCAACGGACGCGGACATCGATGCCGCGATCACCAACATCTGCCGCTGCGGCACCTATCACCGCATCCGCGCGGCGATCAAAGCCGCTGCCGCAGCTTGA
- a CDS encoding xanthine dehydrogenase family protein molybdopterin-binding subunit: MNRGQTRAHRLDRREFLRRSGAVAGSVVLLQIAIPLGACASASSSSDAPPATVASNAFLRLHADNSISFLSPAAEIGQGTSSTLAMIACDELGADWSKTRFELATGLPEYRNMLLGQPGQLYAGEQVTGGSTVTAGFFMPVRTAAAQMREMLTLAAAQKWEVDPGECVTADAAVKHAGSGRSIMFATIAPAAAELPVPAKPALRDPKDWKLIGRPQKRLDIPSKVDGSAIFAVDVVRPGMLYAAIRHAPVVGSTPLRAEEAKARAQKGVKGVYLIDNFVAVVADSWWTANTVLEEMDIRWSDAPNAKASTATELAKLKAALDGPGALPFEVKGDAAAAFAAAKTKVAQDYDVPHLAHATMEPMSVVAEFTADGLSIWTGSQGPTVQRRAAAAVAGLPEEKVHLTVTYAGGGFGRRGDLDYVEQAVKIAQRASAPIKLIWSREEDIQHDQYRPFTAIRAEAALDAKGDLSALRMRVAGRGPWTDQRPYLVQNGVDFMLIDALNTKTYPAANALFEVAPTTSAVRHGPWRGIAVPPNIFFLESLIDELAVAAKLDPIAMRRPWLAGDKRLLAVVDKAAKEAGWGAAREGHALGFACYTEERWLCRVAAVIDTSLVDGQPKVNRIVVAVDHGFSVNPDSVIAQIQGAALFALTAALKGEITIKDGRVEQSNFHDYPAIMLAEVPPVDVFLIPGDQIPGGAGEIGVPVIAPALTASIFALTGKRIRSLPVSKHFA, encoded by the coding sequence ATGAACCGAGGCCAGACGCGTGCACACAGGCTGGACCGGCGTGAATTCCTGCGCCGGAGCGGTGCGGTCGCAGGTTCCGTCGTCCTGCTCCAGATCGCGATTCCGCTGGGGGCGTGTGCATCCGCCTCGTCGTCGTCCGATGCCCCGCCCGCGACGGTGGCGTCCAACGCCTTCCTTCGTCTGCACGCGGACAACTCAATCTCCTTCCTCTCTCCCGCCGCCGAGATCGGACAGGGGACGTCGTCAACACTGGCGATGATCGCTTGCGACGAACTGGGGGCCGACTGGAGCAAGACCCGCTTCGAGTTGGCGACGGGTCTCCCTGAATATCGCAACATGCTGCTGGGTCAGCCAGGACAGCTTTATGCCGGAGAGCAGGTGACGGGCGGCAGTACCGTAACCGCTGGCTTCTTCATGCCTGTCCGAACAGCCGCAGCGCAGATGCGCGAGATGCTGACGCTTGCGGCGGCGCAGAAATGGGAAGTTGATCCGGGCGAATGCGTTACAGCCGACGCTGCGGTGAAGCATGCCGGCTCCGGACGATCAATAATGTTCGCAACGATCGCTCCGGCAGCGGCTGAGTTACCTGTGCCAGCCAAGCCAGCGTTGCGCGATCCGAAGGATTGGAAATTGATCGGGCGCCCGCAGAAGCGCCTCGACATACCATCCAAAGTCGACGGCAGCGCCATCTTCGCCGTCGACGTGGTGCGGCCCGGGATGCTCTATGCGGCCATCCGGCATGCGCCGGTCGTAGGTTCGACCCCATTGCGCGCGGAGGAGGCCAAGGCCAGGGCGCAAAAGGGCGTCAAAGGGGTCTACCTGATCGATAATTTCGTCGCGGTCGTCGCCGACAGCTGGTGGACAGCGAATACCGTGCTCGAAGAGATGGACATCCGGTGGTCGGACGCTCCCAATGCGAAGGCAAGCACGGCAACCGAATTGGCAAAGCTGAAGGCGGCGCTCGATGGTCCAGGCGCGCTGCCGTTCGAGGTCAAGGGCGACGCCGCTGCTGCGTTCGCGGCCGCCAAGACCAAGGTCGCGCAGGACTATGATGTTCCTCATCTCGCCCATGCGACCATGGAGCCGATGTCGGTGGTCGCCGAGTTCACGGCGGATGGGCTGTCGATCTGGACCGGCTCGCAGGGACCAACGGTCCAGCGGCGCGCCGCGGCTGCCGTCGCCGGCCTGCCCGAGGAAAAAGTCCATCTGACGGTCACCTATGCCGGGGGAGGATTCGGGCGTCGCGGCGACCTCGATTATGTGGAGCAGGCTGTCAAGATCGCACAGCGTGCTTCGGCCCCCATCAAGCTTATCTGGTCGCGCGAGGAGGATATACAGCACGATCAATATCGTCCGTTTACCGCGATCAGGGCCGAGGCGGCGCTGGACGCGAAGGGCGACCTCTCCGCCCTCCGCATGCGCGTTGCCGGGCGCGGCCCCTGGACCGACCAGCGGCCCTATCTTGTTCAGAACGGCGTCGATTTCATGCTGATCGATGCCCTCAACACCAAAACCTATCCGGCCGCCAACGCGCTATTCGAAGTAGCGCCGACGACCAGCGCAGTAAGGCATGGACCGTGGCGCGGGATCGCCGTGCCGCCCAACATCTTCTTTCTGGAATCCCTGATCGACGAGCTCGCGGTCGCGGCCAAGCTGGACCCGATCGCCATGCGCCGCCCGTGGCTGGCTGGCGACAAGCGCCTTCTGGCCGTGGTCGACAAGGCCGCGAAGGAGGCGGGCTGGGGCGCTGCACGCGAGGGGCACGCGCTCGGCTTTGCCTGCTACACCGAGGAACGGTGGCTCTGCCGCGTCGCCGCCGTCATCGACACCTCGCTCGTGGACGGGCAGCCCAAGGTGAATCGGATCGTCGTCGCCGTGGACCATGGTTTTTCGGTCAACCCCGACAGCGTGATCGCCCAGATCCAGGGGGCGGCGCTGTTCGCGCTGACCGCCGCGCTAAAGGGCGAGATCACCATCAAGGACGGGCGGGTCGAACAGTCGAATTTCCACGACTATCCCGCGATCATGCTGGCCGAGGTGCCCCCGGTCGACGTCTTCCTGATACCGGGCGATCAGATACCGGGTGGGGCCGGGGAGATCGGCGTGCCTGTGATTGCCCCCGCGCTGACCGCATCGATCTTTGCGCTGACGGGAAAGCGCATTCGCTCGTTGCCCGTCAGCAAACATTTTGCCTGA
- a CDS encoding alpha/beta fold hydrolase: MSILNQVRTHFVHQSLVVDNEVWSFTQTKEEGFPLVLLPGAQGTGDIYFNQLLAIGQDIRVIAVTYPEVSDCQALANGFRSFLDRLGISRAVFSGSSFGALWLQFFAARFPDYVAGALLANAFIDSQSKQALFDHMLSMSGPDVVVAVNRGAQAAAGKSAEHARLAEIIGELVGPVQSGEGLQSRLRGVRFSSPAPVIDLPGERIALVECDDDPLIDPPMQDEMATRYGSSARHRISGGEHYPAVLKPDRYNAILRDFHATLAAVETARK, from the coding sequence TTGAGCATTCTGAATCAGGTTAGAACGCATTTCGTCCATCAGTCGCTTGTGGTCGATAACGAAGTTTGGTCGTTCACCCAGACGAAGGAAGAGGGATTTCCTCTGGTGTTGCTGCCCGGCGCCCAGGGAACCGGTGATATCTATTTCAATCAATTGCTTGCAATCGGCCAGGATATCAGGGTCATCGCGGTCACCTATCCCGAGGTTAGCGATTGCCAGGCACTGGCGAATGGCTTCCGTTCTTTCCTCGATAGACTTGGTATCTCCCGAGCGGTTTTTTCCGGCAGCTCGTTTGGGGCCCTGTGGCTCCAGTTTTTCGCCGCGCGCTTTCCAGATTATGTGGCTGGCGCCCTACTCGCCAACGCTTTCATAGACAGCCAGTCCAAACAGGCTTTGTTCGATCACATGCTGAGCATGAGTGGCCCGGACGTTGTCGTCGCAGTCAATCGCGGCGCTCAGGCGGCGGCCGGCAAGAGCGCCGAACATGCGCGGCTGGCCGAGATAATCGGCGAATTGGTCGGCCCGGTGCAATCGGGTGAAGGGTTGCAGTCTCGCCTCCGCGGCGTGAGATTCAGTAGCCCGGCGCCTGTGATCGACCTCCCCGGCGAACGGATCGCACTTGTTGAATGCGATGACGATCCCTTGATCGACCCGCCCATGCAGGACGAGATGGCCACTCGTTACGGCAGCAGCGCGCGGCACAGGATCAGCGGTGGGGAGCATTATCCGGCGGTGCTGAAACCGGACAGATACAATGCTATCCTGCGTGACTTTCATGCCACCCTCGCAGCGGTCGAAACTGCGCGGAAATAG
- a CDS encoding TonB-dependent receptor: protein MLVGVPAFAQAGDDQAAQAGQDGIQEIVVTAQKREESVQKTPLAITAVSGDAMRVAGISNINTLAASVPNLQMSQSYGAANVTLRGIGFLVNNIGSESPIATHFDGVYFQRTTGILGSFFDVQRLEVLRGAQGTLYGRNATGGSINVITADPTTTFQGFAQLVAGRYDHFGFEAAVGGPLIPDSDKVLFRIAAKADERSGWGTNQFTGNDIDDNNERAVRAKLQFQLSDRFQIKLTADYSRADDAQAPHFAGTAPNNAPPLGVTLLGGTVPTRLRDISSEADPVRRNRFWGLSAHTSYEFDDFTIKAITAYRKTDTSGRGELDQTSAALLSPLTLYEHAQQFSQEIQFSRQSDNYDLIIGGYYFQEKLHGGVAMPASNIYLPIFFGVPITQEYLTQGYFAGSNLDTRAFAAFGQLTYRVSDQLSATVGARYSIERKTAINRGAFDVFTPFNPRRLETVPDEANLNIQCGKGLTTIGFANPSDCDPSKTFKNFSPKVGLEFQATPGTLFYASVSRGFKSGTYNFGVPAGAVDPEEITDYEIGMKSTFAGGRLRTNLSGFYYDYKDLQLYKTVVASAVLENAAAAKIYGIEAEITAKPTRALQFDLSGSYLHSEFTDFISADSLRPLGDGVSIDNYGQPAFNLKGNRLPLSPKFSGRFGAAYTIDSDVGAFTLGGDVVYTSKVFFSAFNTDVAASAPSRTRYNLSLSYESSVVDGLYASLVGKNITNKVVATSGFTGTPLTGGVTNAYIEPPFTLDFTIGYKF from the coding sequence ATGCTTGTGGGTGTGCCAGCGTTCGCGCAAGCAGGTGACGACCAGGCCGCGCAGGCAGGCCAGGACGGTATTCAGGAGATCGTGGTTACGGCGCAGAAGCGCGAGGAGTCCGTCCAAAAGACGCCACTGGCGATCACGGCGGTATCTGGCGACGCCATGCGGGTAGCCGGCATCTCGAATATCAATACGCTCGCCGCCAGCGTTCCGAACCTGCAGATGTCGCAATCATATGGCGCAGCCAATGTGACGCTGCGCGGTATCGGCTTTCTGGTTAACAACATAGGCTCCGAAAGTCCAATCGCCACGCATTTCGACGGCGTCTACTTCCAGCGGACGACCGGCATCCTTGGAAGCTTCTTCGATGTGCAGCGGCTCGAGGTCCTGCGCGGCGCGCAAGGCACGCTGTACGGACGGAATGCGACTGGTGGCTCGATCAATGTGATCACCGCCGATCCAACGACAACCTTCCAGGGCTTTGCGCAGCTTGTGGCGGGCAGATACGACCATTTCGGCTTCGAAGCCGCCGTCGGTGGACCGCTGATCCCGGATTCCGACAAGGTTCTTTTCCGTATAGCCGCGAAGGCCGATGAGCGCAGCGGATGGGGCACCAACCAGTTCACCGGCAACGACATCGACGACAATAATGAGCGGGCCGTCCGCGCCAAACTTCAGTTTCAACTGAGCGATCGTTTCCAGATCAAGCTGACGGCCGATTATTCGCGTGCGGACGATGCTCAGGCGCCCCACTTCGCCGGTACCGCGCCTAACAACGCCCCTCCGTTAGGCGTAACGCTTCTCGGTGGAACAGTGCCGACCAGGCTGCGCGACATCTCCTCGGAAGCAGACCCGGTCCGTCGTAATCGCTTCTGGGGCCTGTCGGCCCACACCAGCTACGAGTTCGATGACTTCACCATCAAGGCGATCACGGCGTACCGGAAGACGGACACGTCCGGCCGGGGCGAACTCGACCAGACGTCGGCCGCGCTGCTTTCCCCGCTCACGCTCTACGAGCATGCGCAGCAGTTCAGCCAGGAGATCCAGTTCTCGCGTCAATCCGACAACTATGATCTCATCATCGGTGGTTATTACTTCCAGGAGAAGCTGCACGGCGGCGTTGCGATGCCGGCAAGCAATATCTACCTTCCGATATTCTTCGGCGTTCCGATCACGCAGGAATATCTTACTCAGGGTTACTTCGCTGGATCGAACCTGGACACCCGCGCCTTCGCCGCGTTCGGTCAGTTGACCTATCGGGTCAGCGACCAGCTCAGCGCCACCGTCGGCGCAAGGTACAGCATCGAGCGAAAGACCGCGATCAACCGCGGTGCCTTTGACGTCTTCACTCCGTTCAATCCACGTCGTCTGGAAACGGTGCCCGACGAGGCCAATCTCAACATCCAGTGCGGCAAAGGCCTCACGACGATCGGCTTCGCGAATCCGAGCGACTGCGATCCTTCAAAAACGTTCAAGAACTTCTCGCCCAAGGTCGGCCTGGAATTCCAGGCCACGCCCGGCACCTTGTTCTATGCCTCGGTATCCCGCGGCTTCAAATCAGGAACATATAATTTTGGTGTGCCGGCGGGAGCCGTCGACCCGGAGGAGATTACCGATTACGAAATCGGCATGAAGTCGACGTTCGCAGGCGGACGTTTGCGTACGAATCTGTCCGGGTTTTACTATGACTATAAGGATCTGCAACTTTACAAGACCGTCGTCGCAAGCGCTGTTCTTGAAAATGCTGCGGCGGCAAAGATCTACGGCATAGAGGCAGAAATCACTGCCAAGCCGACCCGTGCCCTGCAGTTCGACCTGAGCGGATCATATCTCCATTCCGAGTTCACGGACTTTATATCCGCGGATTCGCTGCGGCCGCTGGGGGACGGCGTTTCGATTGACAACTACGGTCAGCCCGCCTTCAACCTCAAGGGCAACAGACTGCCGCTCTCGCCGAAATTCTCCGGCAGGTTCGGTGCCGCTTACACGATTGACTCAGACGTGGGCGCGTTCACGCTCGGTGGAGACGTCGTCTATACCAGCAAGGTGTTTTTCTCTGCGTTCAACACCGACGTGGCTGCTTCGGCGCCGTCGCGGACACGCTACAATCTCTCCCTCTCGTACGAGAGTTCGGTGGTGGACGGATTGTATGCGAGCCTCGTCGGAAAGAACATCACGAACAAGGTGGTCGCTACAAGCGGCTTTACCGGAACGCCACTGACCGGTGGGGTGACCAACGCCTATATCGAACCGCCTTTCACTCTCGATTTCACGATTGGCTACAAATTCTAG